In Cicer arietinum cultivar CDC Frontier isolate Library 1 chromosome 7, Cicar.CDCFrontier_v2.0, whole genome shotgun sequence, a single window of DNA contains:
- the PIMT1 gene encoding protein L-isoaspartyl methyltransferase 1 isoform X1: protein MVENLQRYGIIKSSKVAETMEKIDRGLFVPNGVQPYIDSPMSIGYNATISAPHMHATCLQLLENYLQPGMHALDVGSGTGYLTACFAMMVGPNGRAVGVEHIPELVSFSINNIEKSAAAPQLKDGSLSVHEGDGRQGWPEFATYDAIHVGAAAPEIPQPLIDQLKTGGRMIIPVGNVFQDLKVVDKNSDGSISIRTETSVRYVPLTSKEAQLKE, encoded by the exons ATGGTGGAGAATTTGCAGCGTTATGGAATAATCAAATCTAGTAAGGTAGCTGAAACAATGGAAAAAATTGACAGAGGTTTATTTGTACCTAATGGGGTTCAACCTTACATAGACAGCCCTATGTCTATAGGCTATAATGCCACTATATCTGCACCTCACATGCATGCCACCTGTCTTCAATTGCTGGAGAATTATCTACAACCTGGAATGCATGCTCTTGATGTTGGCTCTG GGACTGGGTACCTGACTGCGTGCTTTGCCATGATGGTTGGACCCAATGGCCGTGCTGTTGGGGTGGAACACATTCCTGAGTTGGTTTCCTTTTCAATCAATAATATTGAAAAAAGTGCTGCCGCTCCACAATTGAAAGATGGTTCCCTTTCTGTGCATGAGGGTG ATGGAAGACAGGGTTGGCCTGAGTTTGCTACTTATGATGCCATTCACGTTGGAGCAGCGGCACCAGAAATTCCGCAACCACTAATCGACCAGTTGAAGACAGGTGGTCGAATGATTATTCCTGTTGGAaatgtatttcaagatttaaagGTTGTGGATAAGAACTCCGATGGTTCTATCAGTATCCGGACCGAGACTTCTGTTCGATATGTGCCTCTCACTAGCAAGGAAGCTCAGCTTAAAGAGTAA
- the LOC101497607 gene encoding autophagy-related protein 16, producing MAKSQEEVAIEAINHALKSLRKRHLLEEAAHAPALLALSRPIVSQGSEWKEKTENLQLELQQCYKAQSRLSEQLVVEVAESRASKALIQEKESAIVDMQKELTELRDECSQLKTDLEQKLKELELVVSENSELKAQLEQMTTKANTAEAENKMLIDRWMLEKMKDAERLNEANALYEDMVQRLKASGLEQLAREQVDGIVRRSEEGAEFFSESNIPSTCKYRLNAHEGGCASMLFEYNSSRLITGGQDRTVKVWDTNTGSLCSNLHGCLGSVLDLTITHDNRSVIAASSSNNLYVWDVNSGRVRHTLTGHADKVCAVDVSKVSSRHVVSAAYDRTIKVWDLVKGYCTNTIMFHSNCNALCFSTDGQTIFSGHVDGNLRLWDIQTGRLLSEVAAHSLAVTSISLSRNGNIALTSGRDNLHNLFDVRSLEVCGTLRATGNRVASNWSRSCISPDNNHVAAGSADGSVYIWSISKGEIVSTLKEHTSSVLCCRWSGMGKPLASADRNGIVCVWT from the exons ATGGCAAAGTCGCAAGAAGAAGTTGCGATTGAAGCAATCAATCATGCTTTGAAGTCTCTGCGGAAGCGTCATTTGCTCGAAGAAGCCGCTCATGCTCCTGCTCTTCTTGCACTTTCTAGACCTATCGTATCCCAG GGCTCTGAGTGGAAAGAGAAAACAGAGAACTTGCAATTGGAACTTCAGCAATGCTATAAAGCTCAATCTAGGCTTTCTGAGCAGCTTGTTGTGGAAGTAGCTGAATCCAGAGCTTCAAAAGCTTTGATTCAAGAGAAAGAAAGTGCAATTGTTGATATGCAGAAGGAGTTAACAGAATTGAG GGACGAGTGCTCTCAATTAAAGACAGATTTGGAACAAAAGCTTAAAGAATTAGAATTAGTAGTGAGCGAGAATTCAGAACTTAAAGCACAACTAGAGCAGATGACTACCAAAGCCAATACAGCTGAAGCTGAAAATAAGATGTTGATTGACCGTTGGATGTTAGAAAAAATGAAGGATGCCGAACGCTTGAATGAG GCAAATGCACTATATGAAGACATGGTTCAGCGGTTAAAGGCTAGTGGTCTAGAACAACTTGCAAGGGAACAGGTGGATGGAATTGTTCGGCGAAGTGAAGAAGGTGCTGAATTCTTTTCAGAGTCAAACATCCCCTCCACGTGCAAATACAGGCTAAATGCACATGAAGGAGGTTGTGCTTCCATGCTGTTTGAGTACAATTCTAGTAGATTGATTACTGGGGGACAGGATCGTACAGTTAAAGTGTGGGATACAAATACAGGATCCTTATGTTCTAATCTTCATGGCTGCCTTGGCTCGGTATTGGATCTCACTATCACCCATGATAATCGATCTGTTATTGCTGCAAGCAGCTCAAACAACTTGTATGTGTGGGATGTGAACTCGGGCCGTGTCCGTCATACCCTTACTGGGCACGCAGATAAAGTTTGTGCTGTTGATGTCAGCAAGGTTTCTAGTCGTCACGTTGTCAGTGCAGCTTATGACCGTACTATAAAAGTTTGGGACTTGGTGAAAGGTTACTGCACAAATACAATCATGTTTCACAGCAACTGCAATGCTCTTTGCTTCAGCACAGATGGACAGACCATATTTTCGGGACATGTTGATGGTAATCTTCGTTTATGGGACATTCAGACTGGAAGGCTACTGAGCGAGGTTGCTGCACATTCACTTGCCGTCACGTCGATATCCCTATCTCGAAACGGAAATATTGCATTGACCAGTGGAAGGGATAATTTGCACAATTTGTTTGACGTGCGATCTCTTGAAGTTTGTGGCACATTAAGAGCCACAGGAAATAGAGTGGCTTCGAACTGGAGTCGCTCGTGTATTAGTCCAGACAACAATCATGTTGCTGCTGGGTCTGCTGATGGATCTGTCTATATATGGTCAATATCTAAAGGTGAAATAGTCAGTACTCTGAAGGAGCATACTTCTTCTGTTCTCTGTTGTAGGTGGAGTGGAATGGGAAAACCCCTAGCTTCAGCTGATAGGAATGGGATTGTTTGCGTCTGGACATAA
- the PIMT1 gene encoding protein L-isoaspartyl methyltransferase 1: MEQYWSGSAINENKGMVENLQRYGIIKSSKVAETMEKIDRGLFVPNGVQPYIDSPMSIGYNATISAPHMHATCLQLLENYLQPGMHALDVGSGTGYLTACFAMMVGPNGRAVGVEHIPELVSFSINNIEKSAAAPQLKDGSLSVHEGDGRQGWPEFATYDAIHVGAAAPEIPQPLIDQLKTGGRMIIPVGNVFQDLKVVDKNSDGSISIRTETSVRYVPLTSKEAQLKE; encoded by the exons ATGGAG CAATACTGGTCTGGGAGTGCCATCAATGAAAACAAAGGGATGGTGGAGAATTTGCAGCGTTATGGAATAATCAAATCTAGTAAGGTAGCTGAAACAATGGAAAAAATTGACAGAGGTTTATTTGTACCTAATGGGGTTCAACCTTACATAGACAGCCCTATGTCTATAGGCTATAATGCCACTATATCTGCACCTCACATGCATGCCACCTGTCTTCAATTGCTGGAGAATTATCTACAACCTGGAATGCATGCTCTTGATGTTGGCTCTG GGACTGGGTACCTGACTGCGTGCTTTGCCATGATGGTTGGACCCAATGGCCGTGCTGTTGGGGTGGAACACATTCCTGAGTTGGTTTCCTTTTCAATCAATAATATTGAAAAAAGTGCTGCCGCTCCACAATTGAAAGATGGTTCCCTTTCTGTGCATGAGGGTG ATGGAAGACAGGGTTGGCCTGAGTTTGCTACTTATGATGCCATTCACGTTGGAGCAGCGGCACCAGAAATTCCGCAACCACTAATCGACCAGTTGAAGACAGGTGGTCGAATGATTATTCCTGTTGGAaatgtatttcaagatttaaagGTTGTGGATAAGAACTCCGATGGTTCTATCAGTATCCGGACCGAGACTTCTGTTCGATATGTGCCTCTCACTAGCAAGGAAGCTCAGCTTAAAGAGTAA
- the LOC101498263 gene encoding protein MHF2 homolog isoform X2 — MFLFFFGDLLISNANYIWFPSFLLTMCCVILFYCCAHLQHLVAGRIFQFQSLYRVGAGSSKKNRTTSANASALKLTCELLRVFITEAVQRAVAIAEAEGDTQIEATHLESILPQLLLDF; from the exons ATGTTTTTGTTCTTCTTCGGTGATTTACTTATTAGTAATGCAAACTATATTTGGTTTCCTTCTTTTCTTCTTACCATGTGCTGTGTTATTCTGTTTTACTGTTGTGCGCATCTACAACATTTGGTTGCTGGCAGGATCTTTCAATTTCAATCACTTTATAGG GTAGGAGCTGGATCCTCCAAGAAGAATCGGACAACTTCCG CTAATGCCAGTGCTTTGAAGCTTACCTGTGAACTTCTCCGGGTTTTTATCACAG AGGCAGTTCAGCGCGCTGTTGCTATTGCAGAGGCTGAGGGTGATACTCAAATAGAAGCTACTCATTTGGAGAGTATTCTTCCTCAGTTACTTTTAGATTTCTAA
- the LOC101514775 gene encoding protein JINGUBANG-like, whose protein sequence is MNNFTITTFMYQSITSIKTLTPHITCLAVHHNLLYAASLNLINVYDLSSNYTHIDAFNESSDSGFVKSITFNGSNVFTAHQDCKIRVWLTTPSKRHRLISSLPTVKDRLRRCIVPKNYVSVRRHRKSLWIQHNDTVSGLAVNEKFMYSVSWDKSFKIWDLSSGYRCLESVNAHEDAINAVVVSNDGTVYTASADGCIKVWKMDDKVKRYVLMSTIGKQKSNVNALALDGDGTALFSGGSDGTICRWENKCEEKENDVVLIETMRGHSGAILCLVNVDDLLASGSADLTVRIWQREREKGGYCCRGVLEGHEKPVKSLVAISGGEDGDDTVGVVRLFSGSLDGDIKVWEVFALV, encoded by the coding sequence ATGAATAACTTCACCATCACCACCTTCATGTACCAATCTATCACTTCCATTAAAACCCTAACACCGCATATCACCTGTCTCGCAGTCCACCATAACCTTCTCTACGCCGCATCTCTCAACCTAATCAACGTCTACGATCTCTCTTCCAATTACACTCACATTGACGCTTTCAACGAAAGCTCCGATTCAGGCTTTGTCAAATCCATCACGTTTAACGGTTCAAATGTCTTCACTGCTCACCAAGACTGTAAAATTCGCGTCTGGCTTACCACTCCTTCTAAACGACACCGTCTTATATCGTCACTTCCTACCGTTAAAGACCGTTTACGCCGTTGCATCGTGCCAAAAAACTATGTCAGCGTTCGACGTCACCGGAAGAGTCTTTGGATTCAACATAACGACACCGTTTCGGGTTTAGCagtgaatgagaagtttatGTATTCTGTTTCGTGGGATAAAAGTTTTAAGATTTGGGATTTGTCTTCGGGTTACCGGTGTTTAGAATCCGTTAACGCGCACGAGGACGCTATTAACGCTGTTGTAGTTTCCAATGACGGAACCGTTTACACGGCGTCAGCTGATGGGTGTATAAAGGTTTGGAAGATGGACGATAAGGTGAAACGATACGTTTTGATGAGTACGATAGGGAAGCAGAAATCTAACGTTAATGCGTTAGCATTAGACGGTGATGGTACGGCGTTGTTTTCCGGTGGGAGTGACGGGACGATTTGCCGGTGGGAGAATAAATGCGAGGAAAAGGAAAACGACGTGGTGTTGATAGAAACGATGCGGGGTCATAGTGGGGCGATTCTATGTTTGGTCAACGTTGATGATTTGTTGGCGAGTGGGTCAGCGGATCTAACGGTGAGGATTTGGCAAAGGGAAAGGGAGAAAGGTGGGTATTGTTGTAGAGGAGTGTTGGAAGGACACGAGAAACCGGTTAAGTCGTTAGTTGCAATTTCGGGTGGTGAAGATGGTGATGACACTGTTGGGGTGGTTAGGCTGTTCAGTGGAAGCCTTGATGGGGATATTAAAGTGTGGGAGGTGTTTGCTTTGGTTTAA
- the LOC101498263 gene encoding protein MHF2 homolog isoform X1, with protein sequence MEETTFDCDLIHSIMKRIWTLRTLERENVATNDALESEVGAGSSKKNRTTSANASALKLTCELLRVFITEAVQRAVAIAEAEGDTQIEATHLESILPQLLLDF encoded by the exons ATGGAGGAAACTACCTTCGACTGT GATCTAATCCATTCCATTATGAAGCGCATTTGGACATTGCGAACCCTTG AGCGTGAAAATGTTGCAACCAACGATGCTTTGGAATCCGAG GTAGGAGCTGGATCCTCCAAGAAGAATCGGACAACTTCCG CTAATGCCAGTGCTTTGAAGCTTACCTGTGAACTTCTCCGGGTTTTTATCACAG AGGCAGTTCAGCGCGCTGTTGCTATTGCAGAGGCTGAGGGTGATACTCAAATAGAAGCTACTCATTTGGAGAGTATTCTTCCTCAGTTACTTTTAGATTTCTAA